From the genome of Amylibacter sp. IMCC11727:
ACATGGTGGCAACCTTACGAAGAAGCGCTGGTTGACGGTGAAGAGTATCCGCTCCACGCGCTCACCCAGCGCCCTGCCGCGATGTACCACTCTTGGGGCTCGCAAAACGCATGGCTGCGCCAAATCCACGGCCACAACCCGCTCTATGTGTCTGGTGACATTTGGGCACAGCACGGCTTTGCCGAAGGCGATTGGGCTTACCTCAAATCCCACCACGGCGAAATCAAAGTGCCCGTTGTCAAAATGGACGCGCTCAACGCAAAAACCGTCTGGACATGGAACGCCATCGGTAAACGCAAGGGCGCATGGGCACTCGACAAAGACGCACCAGAAACCACCAAAGGTTTCTTGCTCAACCACCTGATCCACGAACTGCTGCCCCCAAAAGGCGACGGTTTGCGCTGGTCCAACTCCGACCCAATCACGGGCCAAGCCGCATGGTACGACCTGCGCGTCAACATCCGCCGCGCTGATGCGCCCGCTGATTTGCAGTCACAACCAAGCCCAGCGCCACAGCAATCCCCTGTGGGGCAAGGGCCGAAAGACATCGCCTACGGAGAAGAGTTCTGACCCGAACACACTCCATAACAGGCCATGGCGGCGTAAAACTCCACGTCACCGACCTCGGCCCACTCAATGCCCCCGTGATCATGTTTATCCACGGCTACTCTCAGTGTGGGCTCTCGTTTTTGCGCCAACATGCGCTGGCTGACAACTTTCGTGTGATCATTCCCGATCTACGCGGCCATGGCCAATCGGATAAGCCGCTCAACGTAGATGCCTATGACACGTCTACCTCTTGGGCACATGATGTCCGCGCCATCATCGACACGCTAACCTTGCAAAATCCAGTGCTCGTCGGGTGGTCCATGGGGGGCTGGGTGGTGAATGATTACATCCGCACCTTTGGCGATGCCGAAATCGCAGGCCTCGCACTTGTCGGTTCGTCCATTACGACGGGACGAATGCTCCCACCAGCGGCGCTTGCCGCCCGTACCAACAATCCAGATGTGGCCGCAACAGCCATGCGCGGTGATGATCTGGCTGCGAACCTCACGGCCACCGCGAAATTCGTGCAAGTGTGTTTTTCAACACCTCTGTCCGCAGACGATCTTGCGTTTATGACAGGCTTCAACATGCTCTGCCCCCCCGCCGTGCGCAACGCCTGCCGGTCTCGGAATGAAGACTACCGCCCATCCAGCGCCAACATGACAAAACCGGCGTTGATCCTTTGGGGTCAACACGAACAATTGGCCCCTGCCCCCATGGGCGAACAGGCCATGGACGCATTCCCGAACGCATCCGCGCTTATCTATGAAAATTCAGGCCATGCCCCATTCTGGGAAGAGGCCGACCGCTTTAACACCGATTTATCAGCCTTTGCCGCTCAGGCATTTAGCCAAATCCAAGGAGCCGCCGCATGACGACCCTACCACAAACCACTCAGAAAAAGCTCGGGCTCGCCATTGATCTCGACATTTGCGTGGGCTGCCATGCCTGTGTAATCAACTGTAAGGAATGGAACACCTCCAACTACGGTGCGCCCCTGTCAGATATGGACGCATACGGCGCGAACCCTGTTGGCACCTTCCTCAACCGCATCCACACATATGAGGTAAAGGCCGAAAATAAACCGGCGCAAACCGTACACTTCCCCAAATCCTGTTTGCACTGCGAAGACGCCCCTTGCGTCACCGTATGCCCCACAGGCGCGTCCTACAAACGGTCTGAAGACGGCATTGTTCTGGTGAATGAAAGCGACTGCATCGGCTGTGGTCTTTGCGCATGGGCCTGCCCGTACGGCGCACGGGAACTTGACGCCAAAGAAGGTGTCATGAAAAAATGCACCCTCTGCGTGGATCGTATTTACAACGAAAACCTGCCCGAGGAAGACCGTGAGCCTGCTTGCGTGCGCACTTGCCCTGCCAATGCACGTCATTTTGGCGATTACGCGGACCCGAACTCCAACGTGTCCATAATGTCCCGCGAACGCGGCGCGGTTCCATTGTTCGATGAACAAGGCACCAAACCCGTCAACCGCTACCTGCCGCCACGTCCAAAAGCAGACATCCACACAGACGGCGACATCGACATCCTCGCGCCGTTCCTTGACACAACACCATCGCCACAAAAAGGCCTGCTCGGCTGGCTCGACAAAGCTCTGGAGGCTCTTTAATGCATCCCGCACCATCTGTTATCGTCTTCACTGCGCTTTCTGGCCTCGGCTTTGGGCTCTTGGCCTTCCTCGGCCTTGGCATCCCTGATGTGTCTGGCACCACGGCGTTCATCTTCTTCTTTATCGCCTATGCCCTTGCGGTTGGCGGGTTGATTTCCTCCACCTTCCACCTTGGCAATCCACAGCGCGCGCTCAAAGCGTTCAGCCAATGGCGCAGCTCTTGGCTGTCGCGCGAAGGCGTCTTTGCCGTTCTTGCGCTCAGTGTTACGGGCATCTACGCCGCTGCGTTGATCTTCCTTGATACGCGCTTGCCCATCGTCGGCATGATCGGCGCCGCCTTGTCCATGGTTTCTGTGTTCTGCACCTCCATGATCTATGGCCAGCTGAAAACCGTGCCACGCTGGAACCAACCGATGACCCCTGCGCTGTTCGTTCTGTTTACCCTCGCAGGGGGTGCGCTGCTGGCCGCACAACTGAAACTGGCCGCAGTGTTCATGCTGATGCTCGGCGGCGCACAGGTGTTGCATTGGCTGGTGGGGGACAAACGCCTCGCCATCGCAGGGGGCACAATTGAAGCCGCCACAGGCCTCGGCCATCTTGGCAAAGTGCGTCTGCTCGAAAGCCCGCACAGCGGCAAAAACTATCTGCTCAAAGAAATGGCTCACGAGGTTGGCCGCAAACACGCGCAAAAACTGCGTATGATCACCATCCTGTTTGCCTCCCTGATCCCAGCGGTTCTCTTGCTCCTGACAGCCCCAAGCCACGCAATCGCGGCCATCGCAGTGATCTTGCACCTGATTGGCCTCTTTGCGGGCCGCTGGCTGTTCTTTGCAGAAGCAGAGCACGTCGTGGCGCTCTACTACGACAAACATCGCAGCTAAGCTGTTGCAAACCCGATCCAAAGCCCGCAGGTTCACGCCGCGCGGGCTTTTTCTTTGATAGACACAACTGTGAGCAAATTAACCACCAGTATGCGGCTGCCCAGCGCTCACTACAGCCCCCCAATCAGCTCTAACTCGCCACATCTAACCCATCGGTTAACCCAGACGCGTTGTCTATGACGCGTGCTGTTAGACGCGTCGTATTAGACGCGTCACAGTTTATACTCTGTTAAGAAATGACAAACGCACAGAGCAGCCCGTTGTACCCCTGCCACAACAAAAAAAACGCTCTCAGGAGGCAGATCCGAGAGCGTTTCTTTTCGTGTCAGAGCCGATCAAATCGCAGGGGACGAGACCTGCTTTTCGTCGGCTTCGCTGTCTTTCACTTCGGTTTCCTCGGAAACTTACTCGTTACTTTAACAACTGGTGCATCGCACCCTACTGACCTGGAGGTGGGCGGCTGTGCGCCCTGAAGTCGAGAATGGTTATCGCCCAACTTTCCCTTGTTTTCTAGGGCCTATGCGTGAAACGACACATATTCTTCGTGAAATGAACCAAGTTTTTGCAATGTTAAATTGGCGCTTCGTGAAACGACACACCCTCGATTCCCCTGTGCAATTCACGAAGCGTCATATGACCACCACGCCATTGCCACAGCTTCGGCACGGGGCTGACACATTTCTGCCCGATTCTCTGCTTAACTGGGTGTAACTCACGAAAAACACTACAAAACGGGTCATTTGGATGAATATCAACGTAATCTTCTCTGGTCGGGATCGAATCGTGCTTCACGCGCTGCCTGCAGTGATGTGGTTGGCCAGCTGTCTTTACACCGTTCTGATCATCCTGAACGCCCTTCCGCCTATGTTGTCGTCGAACTCGCCTGTGTCACTCAAAAACATTGCCGTCATTTTGATGTGTTTTTTGCTGATGTATCCCGTCTATCGGCTTGGCTTTATGGCAATCACCCGCAGGTTCCCTGACGCACCGATTGTAAAACGGGTCGCTGGCCTTTCGCTGATTTGCGTTGTCATTGGCGCGATCTGTCTGGTTGCCGCAATCCTTATCGCAGATATTGCCGGCAGCCCGCTCAGCAGTGCAGATACAAAATGGTATCTGCTAAACCTCCTGGTTGGCATGTTTCTGATGCCCGTCTTCTTCTTTATCATCCGCGGTGGTTCGATTGTTCATGATCAGCTCACCAATGGTGGCAATGGTCACGCCGCACGCATGATCCTGCGCAAACTCGGCCCTGATGCGGGGCAGAAACTCGTGCGCATGCAAAGCGCGGATCACTACGTAGAGGTCCACACAGAACGGGGTGCGAAACTGTTGTTGATGCGCCTCTCGGATGCCACTCAAATCCTAGAAACTTTCGATGGAGCGCAGGTGCATCGGTCCCATTGGGTGAATTATGCGGAAATCGCTGGGGTGGTGAAACGCAATCGCAAAATCTGGCTTCGTATGTCAGACGGGGCCGAAGTCCCCGTGTCACGCAGCTATCGCCCATCTTTGCGCGCCGCTGGAATGATCTGATCACTTCAAGAACAGCACCAGAACCAAGATGCTCAAAATCACCAACGCGATGCCCAACACCTCGCGTCGCGTCGTGGTTTCTTTGAAAATGAAGTAACTCGCGCAAAACGAAAAGATCAGCTCCACCTGCCCCAGCGCTTTAACATAAGCCGCGTTTTGCAGTGTGAACGCCGTAAACCAGCCAAGCGATCCAATCATCCCGGTCAGCCCCACCAAAAACGTCACACGCCAATGCCGTACCACTTTGGCGATCTCGCCCGCTTCGCGCAAACGCAACCAAACTGCCATAATCACGGATTGAAACACGGTCACGCACATAAGCGTAAACACAGATCGCATCAGAAAATGCCCATCGCCCAGCGCCAATGACGCCCCACGGTAACCAATGGCCGACACCCCAAACAGCGCCCCACTGGCGAGCCCAATCCCCGCCGCGCGATTGAAAAATCGACGCCAACCATCGCCGCCCTCTGGGGGATCAGACAGTAAGATCACGCCAACCAGCCCAATCACCACTGCCAACAGGCCATAGCCAGAAATCCCTTCGCCAAGCAGAATGGCCCCAACCAAGGCCGTTTGAATGGTCTCTGTTTTCTTAAAGGTGATGCCAACCGCAAAATTTCTCTCGGAAAACAGCGCCACCACCAACATCGTCGCCAATATCTGCGCCACACCACCCATGGCCGCAAACGTCAGAAACCGCCCATTCACTTGGGGCAATTCCCACCCATTGGCCCTAGTCAAAACGGCCAATAGCACCGCTGCCAACGGTGCGGCAAACACAAACCGCGCAAATGTTGCACCACCTGTACTCAACCCCGTGGCCTTCAGATGCTTTTGCAACATAAAGCGCAGGTTTTGGCTAAACGCGGCGGCAATCGTGATCGGGATCCAAAGTTCCATAGCCCCCACAAACCACGCCCCCCTCAAAAGGTCGAGCCATCCTGCTTAAATGTTCTTCAAATACACAAAAAAAACGCCCACTCCGAAAAGAAGGCGTTCCAATTCAGCTCTTAAAGCCGAACTTACTTCTTAGCAGTCGTCTTTTTGGCCGCTGGCTTTTTCGCTTCCAACGCATCCAACCGCGCCATCAACGCCGCATTTTCCTCGCGCGCTTTTTGCGCCATCAGACGCACCGCATCAAATTCTTCGCGGCTTACGAAATCCCGATCCGCCAGCCAGCGATCCATCCAGCTTTTCATGGCTGTTTCCGCTTCGGTCTTGGCCCCTTGTGCCACGCCC
Proteins encoded in this window:
- a CDS encoding accessory factor UbiK family protein → MQTQNKFFEDISKVMTNAMGVAQGAKTEAETAMKSWMDRWLADRDFVSREEFDAVRLMAQKAREENAALMARLDALEAKKPAAKKTTAKK
- a CDS encoding LytTR family DNA-binding domain-containing protein, giving the protein MNINVIFSGRDRIVLHALPAVMWLASCLYTVLIILNALPPMLSSNSPVSLKNIAVILMCFLLMYPVYRLGFMAITRRFPDAPIVKRVAGLSLICVVIGAICLVAAILIADIAGSPLSSADTKWYLLNLLVGMFLMPVFFFIIRGGSIVHDQLTNGGNGHAARMILRKLGPDAGQKLVRMQSADHYVEVHTERGAKLLLMRLSDATQILETFDGAQVHRSHWVNYAEIAGVVKRNRKIWLRMSDGAEVPVSRSYRPSLRAAGMI
- a CDS encoding alpha/beta hydrolase; this translates as MFIHGYSQCGLSFLRQHALADNFRVIIPDLRGHGQSDKPLNVDAYDTSTSWAHDVRAIIDTLTLQNPVLVGWSMGGWVVNDYIRTFGDAEIAGLALVGSSITTGRMLPPAALAARTNNPDVAATAMRGDDLAANLTATAKFVQVCFSTPLSADDLAFMTGFNMLCPPAVRNACRSRNEDYRPSSANMTKPALILWGQHEQLAPAPMGEQAMDAFPNASALIYENSGHAPFWEEADRFNTDLSAFAAQAFSQIQGAAA
- a CDS encoding DMT family transporter, whose protein sequence is MELWIPITIAAAFSQNLRFMLQKHLKATGLSTGGATFARFVFAAPLAAVLLAVLTRANGWELPQVNGRFLTFAAMGGVAQILATMLVVALFSERNFAVGITFKKTETIQTALVGAILLGEGISGYGLLAVVIGLVGVILLSDPPEGGDGWRRFFNRAAGIGLASGALFGVSAIGYRGASLALGDGHFLMRSVFTLMCVTVFQSVIMAVWLRLREAGEIAKVVRHWRVTFLVGLTGMIGSLGWFTAFTLQNAAYVKALGQVELIFSFCASYFIFKETTTRREVLGIALVILSILVLVLFLK
- a CDS encoding DmsC/YnfH family molybdoenzyme membrane anchor subunit codes for the protein MHPAPSVIVFTALSGLGFGLLAFLGLGIPDVSGTTAFIFFFIAYALAVGGLISSTFHLGNPQRALKAFSQWRSSWLSREGVFAVLALSVTGIYAAALIFLDTRLPIVGMIGAALSMVSVFCTSMIYGQLKTVPRWNQPMTPALFVLFTLAGGALLAAQLKLAAVFMLMLGGAQVLHWLVGDKRLAIAGGTIEAATGLGHLGKVRLLESPHSGKNYLLKEMAHEVGRKHAQKLRMITILFASLIPAVLLLLTAPSHAIAAIAVILHLIGLFAGRWLFFAEAEHVVALYYDKHRS
- a CDS encoding 4Fe-4S dicluster domain-containing protein, whose translation is MTTLPQTTQKKLGLAIDLDICVGCHACVINCKEWNTSNYGAPLSDMDAYGANPVGTFLNRIHTYEVKAENKPAQTVHFPKSCLHCEDAPCVTVCPTGASYKRSEDGIVLVNESDCIGCGLCAWACPYGARELDAKEGVMKKCTLCVDRIYNENLPEEDREPACVRTCPANARHFGDYADPNSNVSIMSRERGAVPLFDEQGTKPVNRYLPPRPKADIHTDGDIDILAPFLDTTPSPQKGLLGWLDKALEAL